In the genome of Mangifera indica cultivar Alphonso chromosome 9, CATAS_Mindica_2.1, whole genome shotgun sequence, the window ctttaattcttcttcttgcaataatttatgtaatattaaatttagaaaattaactttcaacataaatacaaatttatatgatCGTTTGCATTTGTTGTAAAATAacaaaagttttgatttatccattcttaatatttaaatggTATAGATTGAAAGATTATGTAACATGATATGTaagtgaaaatacaaattagaaaaatgttaaaattagtTACTCTTCGTTCACTAATTTTAAACTTGGTGTTGCATTACAGTTCAAAAAGTGAACAGAACAATCAAACACATTCCAAGAACGTTTCTTCTTATTTCAATATTATAGGGGTACTTTTATTcctttataataatctttttattcatcaatatgattttattctttttcatattttgtttcaACCTTTTTATAGTATTATCGATTctaattctaactaatttaatatcaatGAATTAGGATAATCATTTGGAAGAAATTGATGAAATTGTCAGGGCAAAAGGGCAATAAATAATGCAGAAGTACAATAGATAGCCAAATTAGCAAACAAGAGAGGTTTTTGGCTGTAAGGTCTCAAACTTACATCCATCTAAAAATTCACTATACACTTAGTGTACTAGTAACATGCACAAAGTttcaaaataaagtaataattaacatggaatttatttaattataataaaaaagttccattttaaaataaagattatgcaaacaaaacttaaaaaaaataaaaaagaagaaacaccATTCGTTTATATCACTATCAAAGTATCCATCTTCCAAATCAACATCTGGTGCCAATTCTTCTttgactaaaataattttaaatattttctctatGTTTGGATCATTTGACAAGTTAACCAAAAGACAATAACATCAATGATAGTCAACAATCAACCACCCAGTAGTATAAACAGCAACAAAATAGTGTAATTTGAAGACAAGAAAAGTCCCACAATGCCTAAATTGGACACATGCACTGCCTTGAaaggtttggttttggttttaaaaaacccacatccaattaacttaaaaaatgtaaattggataaaaattcaattcacgCCGCTAGGTTTGTTGATTTAACACCCAACAAAGTGATGTCTTTATCAACTGTTTCTTTTCAATTATGGATTAAATAAAGATAAGTATATTCTAGGAAATTCTAaaggtaattaaaaattaattcaatccaATGTCTTTCACCAAATAACCACTTTCCTTATTTTTGTGCAATTCAATCCAATGTCTTACACTAAATGATGGTCCAAAGTTTGTGTGATTCTTGCTTCAAAATCGTAAGAGAATTGATTTAGAAATAgcaacttaatattttttattagaaattttttaaccaCTAATGTGGCGACAAGCTAACGTGGCAGATGAGATGACATCTATCATGTTAGCTGCCATATCAGTGGGTAGCATTTAATGTACCGGGTTTGGGTACGTATAACATTTTTGTGtgtgcatatataaatatgtatatatgtatgtatgtatgtatgtatgtatgtatattcactttttttttaaatattactgtAATTGATCAATACCCATAGtctattatttatcaatatcacTATCATGTTAGATAATCAAATacgatgataaaattattttgtataagttCTTGTCAAAATAAGTCACAATTAAACCTATCAAAGGAATATACGCTAATTAGTGACAACTAATAATAGGCTTAAACTACAATCCGCAAATGCACATTATCTAGTTCTTACTCTTGCTATTTTAGTTGCATTGCAATTGTCCTCACAAATCAATTGTTtcaaatcttattattattattatcattattattcggaggaggaggaggcagaagaggaggaggaggttatatctaaatttttacttGCTAAATTGATGTCAATCTATGAAGtcttttaattctaatactttcATCAGTTGGACATGTCATTTGTTTCTCATCCCCCTTCTCCTAGCTGGAGTAAGGAATGCAATATGTAGACCCTCGGGTTGTCATCTTTCATGCTTGTCAAAATGTCTCCATCTGACTTTTTACGCACGAACTTTagaaaaatggatttttttaaGGCCACTGATATTCCATATgaagtaattaatttgatatgtataaCCTGCGGTTCGCTATCCACCATCCTTTACATGGTATTGAAGATTGACTTATTATAATATAGCTGGTAGAGTGGTTGAAGGTGAAGTTTTTTTGGTAAGGCAGTTAAAcacctaaaaaaaataaacaaatcagaTAAAAGAAGTTTTCAACTAACACGACGAAAGAAATTTCAGTTAAATGCCCTCAGTCAAGGTGCTCTTGAATCTTTGACTATAATTTGGGAAGAAGTTTTAACAGGTATATAAAACATTTGGGTACTTAGTTAAAGCACATTTGCCGGTTATTTATTTAGCTTAATGTTTTCGCTACATCAATTGGAAGACCAATTTTCCACGCCATAAAACAATTTGATTACCTAAAAAACTGGAGATTAGATTGGGTAGCTTAcctacacacacacatataataaATTCGTCCATTAGCTAAAACATTAAGCGAATCCTATTGACAGACTAACTTTGGTGATAACAAAAAGagaatattagatttaatatggtaatatataatataatataatattagattttaaaatataatataatattataatatttaatataatatatataaataataattatgtatatatataggggGTGCGTAAGGTGCGAAGGTGCGTCACCCTTACGCACCATCTGTTTGCACTTACCATTTTCCTTATTTATGTTAATCTTTTCGTTCCTAtctatattttaacaaaaatttattaatttttaaatatgttttaaatctttaaaacatGACTCACTAAATCTTCGAATCAGAATTTatcaaaactttgaaaaaaattacGCTAAATTCAACATAATTAGCCGAGAATGACGTAATTAGCCAAAAgggtattattaaaattgaaattaaatttgcttataaaaataaaaccactATACGTTTACTTAAAAATGTTTAGACGAAAAAATTAttgtcgattttaattaatattcccaATGTAAAATCATTCAAGAAAAGACTTAATGCAAATAGtattacaaaaataatctattagaatgaaaaaaaaaattgccttaAAAGTTCGAGACTAAACCCCTTTTAGAAATTAACCGctatgatgaagaaaaaaataacctAAAAATTATTACACATATTTCTAAACAATGAAACTTCTTAGTAAAAAAATGTTTCATTTATAAACTCTTTTTATTAACATTACGCCTacaaattattttctcaaaatcaTTCATCAATCTCTTTTGTCATACATCATTCatttgaaaaagagagagagagagagaaattaggaagttaaagattatgattattAACCCATAAATTTTTAGTAATGGCAGCAAATGCCTTCTTGCTCTACACGTAATTTATACAAAACCACCATAAAAAAGGCATAACAAAAAGTCAGTCTATAATGTTAAGGGGTAGATCGGGTATCTTACCTTGGCCTTCAACTCAACCTTTCTTAATTAGTCAATTGATATGTCACAAGCTTGAGTCATTGGCAGATGTTAAGTTAGGTCATCTAAATCATAGGACTcttttacatatatacatatattataggACACAAACTTCTTCctatcataatcataataattcaTTCATCAATCTCTCGTTAACATGGCGCCTAAGCTTCTTTTGGTTTATCTTCTTGCCACTTTTAGCATCGTATTAACAACCAACGCGACGACGTATACAGTGGGAGATAACTCCGGCTGGGACATCAGCACCGATATTGATTCATGGGTGCAGGACAAAGTATTTAAAGTTGGCGATTCACTCCGTAAGTCTATCTCCTCctgggaaaaaatgaaaatatttaatggcAATAATGAAGaagggttaaaattttttatttttgttgttttgcagTGTTCCAATACTCATCATCCCACAGCCTGAATGAAGCGAAACGAGAAAGCTTTGAGGCATGCAACACGACCGATGTTCTCAGTACGTTTTCGGATGGAAACACAACGATTGCATTGACACAGCCAGGCGAGAGGTATTTTGTTTGTGGGAACAATTTACATTGCCTGGGGGGAATGAAGCTTCAAGTAAATGTGGTGGGTGATGCGTCTTCACCAGTCGGTTCACCTCAAGCGCAGCCGTCTGCAAAGAGTAACAATCCTCCGTCAGTTATTTCCAATTCATCTTGCGGTAAGACGAGTTATCTTCTAGTAACTTTTCTGGGTTTTATGGCTACCATACTGTCGGTGGTGTAAGTTCGATGTTTTGTTTATAAACActataaaattgatttgtaataCATGCAGGGttgtttctcatttttttaatacttaattagacgattgaattttctttgttttgggcAAGTTCATACCCACGATAGACAAAGTTTTggaagtttatttttattatgattttagtcCAATATTAAAGTAATCAATGGTCTCTATGCATTTTAAAAACGCCAATTTAAGGTTTTGAAGAAAGTGCACTTACTCATAATTTTGTTGAGTAATTTTTATAAAGAGAATcgataaaaggaagaaaataatgcataagaattattataagattagtCTTATTTCATAGTGTATCTGTATTGAACAACACAGGTATATATCTGTTTGTCACCGCGGCAGTGGCTCATGTTGAGCCACACCAGGTCGAATTGGCACGGCTCAACATAAGACTACCAATTGTCAAACCTTATGAGTTGGGCCGAGCTGTTAGCGTCGTAAGGTTTGTGGCATGACTTAAGACCTTAAGCCATACCCAAAGCCCTTAATACAGTCTATATAGCTCGTGGTGTGAGCCATGCCAAAAAAAGGTCGATCTGACCCCATTAACatatttaatcaattgtttaagtaataatgaaaatacaaaagctTCATTATTTGGAAATATCAAAAAAGAATTAAGGATTATATATTCAAGTATTCTCTCTTATGAATAAGTTAAAGAAACACAATCGTTCAGATCACTTgacataataataatctttcacTTTAAAGGGAGGATTTAGTAATAGGAACTGTCAAAAGTGTCTAAACAATTTTACATACAAGCTAATGCGggtatataaactttaaaaaaatatccaatAAGGGAAATCGTTAAAGTTAAATAACAGCAGAACATGGTGGGACAGCTGAAATACACGTGTTAAAATGGTTACAATAAACTGTCATCCAGAACATAGATAAGAGCGTGGTGCATCCAGCAGCACAGAGAGAGGCACTGTACAGTGATGGacccaaaaatgaaatttcaagCGTTTAAGGTAGaataacacaaataaattttaaatcaaaataaatacaaatatttacatcaatgaaatatttattaactaatatatttataattgtctttgacataattttgaattttaaaagtattgTAAAATGACTTAGTTATCAAttctatgaaaaatattattttttatataaacaattattaactaatatatttataattgtttttgacattatttcatatttagaaAGTATTTTAGAATGACTCAATTATCAATTCTATGAAAAACATCATTCTCTATATAAAtaactagggttagattcaaaccgaGTTAGTTTGATCTTGAAAgtcagtttgattcaatttgacaTGGTTcgaatttatttagtttgaatttaagccaaatttgaagagaaaaatttgactcattttttaaattgaaccaaactcaagGTAGGGGTGTTTagctcaagtttgaattgaattcatagcttgaatttgtgactcaagtttgaactgaatttattgtttgaatCAGTGGTTCAGATTTGTGATTCGAGTTTGTAGCTCATTGACAAATTGATAtcattttacctaaataatatacaaaacgatatcattttttaaatgagCCATGAACTCAAACAATAAATCTAAGCCACAAATTCAAGCTACCAATTCAAGTCATGAATtcaagttgaacttgaattaaactgaataattttttattcaaaccacaCTTGAGCCATCCTTAATTTTGGTTCAACAAACTTAAGAAAACTTGAGTCAACTATTTTTATtcaagccgaactcgagccaaggGGTGTTCAGACTCAATTTGGTTTATATCCACccctataaataaataagctataattcaatcattgatcaaatttattaaaccacaaaaacaatatattcaaatatttattgatatttttatgaaatatcaCGACATGATTTCATCACcgtgtttttctttcttttttcaaaataatctcaaagtgattttatctttaagacGTACTTTAAAAATTGTTCTATCGAAAATTTTGATAGAGGTgtgttgaaatttttaacactCAATACCCTtagaaaaggagagaaaatgagTAGTTGGCAACCTTTGTTTTGAACAAAAAGaagtgaaattgaatttttttttctcaaaatagaAAGGACATagttatattatacaattaaagtACATATAAGggtataatttaaatttatctaaattaccCCCCGTTCCGCCCTTGGTAGTGTGCTAGCTAATTTTAAACAATCACTTACAAGagtaacatataaaaataataaataaagggaAGTAGAAAATTACGTAAAAGTTATgtgtattatatatacacatacaaagtagcaatttcattaaaaatattcaaattttatataatcaacGTAACGTGATCAATAACTATCATACATGACTAATATAAACTGAAAAATCGCACTAAGCCTCTCCAGCCTCATATAACTTACCTCAGGCTAACTCGTTGGCTCCCCTGCATTTTTTGCTACTTATCATCTACttgcaaaataacaaaaaagaatgtGAAACACTTTATAAGTAGGTAATCTATTGAGACACATCAATGacaacataatttaaattggcATTCTATCACTATATTGTGTTCTTATTAAAATTGAGGTATACTCTTGGATTTTTTTTCAGTATCCTAGATGTCTATCTAGACTATTCTACAACATTCCAAATGCCCTTACTCACTAGTTTCGTCATTTCAAATGACTAGTCCTAACTCATGATATTAATTGGATGTCTAACTTCTACTTTTGGACATGCCAAATGTCCTatgaaaacatatttgaaatgaCATCCCACATGTCTAACTAGTATTGGTGCACATAACACAATGTCAATTAGGCTTATAGTTGACTAAGCTTTGACACTTTGGCCACACAAGAAATTTAATCGTAATCCCTCCTTTTGCATGTACACATAGCTACTAGTGTGCTAAATAAAATCATCCTTAATTGGTACATAAAACATCTTGTTGACTACGTAAATAATAAACTACTGCAGTTCTCTCTTTCTATGCAACTTGAGATATAATAAACTATTATACATCTTGACGCTCAGTGCATAAAACATCTTATGTATATCTAGCTACAACCTGACACTTTCACAAATCACGCGCcatattacatataattgaCGACTATTAATTCTTATTTAATCATTTCTTAGTTGTATggtttttcttgaatttgactcaaatttacttcattTAAGGCTTGTGTCACTTTCCACACAATCAGGAACCTTTCATCTAGTAATTACCTTAATTCTCCTTTAATAAGTTCTTTATAATCTTGTTCCCCTCTCTATCACacaatataagggtaaaattatcatttatattcaatatgCAAGGGTATGACTATGCTTGCACACCTGTTCACATTTAGTGCTTATGCATGGTGTATACTTCCTTGAGTCACGACTGTGAATCGTCATGTTGACTAATGGTTCGTTGACCTTTTCCTAATATCCATTAAGTTTCTAATACTTATCATGATTATGCACCTCTTGCACACACGATCATGTGCTTAGAACACTCTATATACGAGCTTTCACCTGTAATGCATGTTCGTTTGTTTGGATTATACCGAGTCACACTCGTGCACCTTATGCATGACtgtatcattttcttcctaGCCCATGTGCAGTCATTCACCTCATAATGCATAGTTGTGTACTATCATCCACCCTAAAATTCTAGTGGTTTCTAGCAATTCTAACCAAGGTTTTATGTCTTAATCCATTAAAATAGTCTTCATAGCCCCGATGTCATgcttttcattttaaaattttaatcaacatGCTTAAATATTCAGATCATGAcatatagttttgatttttattaaaatattctctAAGTCCTTTATTTGACtacatatatatacttattgTAATGTTTTTACATTCAAAAATCCTCAGCCATGAAATATATACCAAACATGACATCAAGAATTTGTGCATGCTTATAGAGATTCAACCAATGTAAACAAAAAGTAAGCCTACTTGCTTGTCCTCCAGGGTAAACTTGCTTTTCACATGGCTATGGTGGTTTTCAATGTCCTATAATTACACAGGCACTCCTCTCTCAAACTCTTTTTCTCCCTCCACTCTTTGTCTCTAAAAATATATCATGTAAAAGTAACCCAATTAATTTCTGATTcactatttttatatttttcaactaATAATGTCAGTCACGATCGTGCAACCTCCTTGCACGATCATCTAGATGATTTCTAAATGAAAATCATGTCTCATGATCTTTGGAACCATgtaatccaaaatttaaatgcCACATATGATTACACATCTCTTAATGCACTAGCCTTCATAGTAATTAGCTGGTAATGTTCATCCTTATTAGGTGTACGGGTGTGCACCACCTTCATATGCAATCATAAGTccttcaaaacttaaacaattTCATGTGCCatacaagaaaatattattttgtccaTCTTTGTACATGCACAAGCGTGCATTCTCAGCATCCACGGTGGTGCAATGCACTTTGACTCAACACTTATgcattaagaaattaaaaagttgAAAGCGACTAAATTACCCTTAGATGTACGTGGGtatgacaaatataaatatgtcaCTACcgtatttaagtttaaattcatcTAAAGGTAAACAACGGTTATTGTCTATTCTTATGAAAGGTAAACAATTTATagtttctaattttaattttgatgaatttacaaattatatatatattgatcatttgtcaaaaaattatgagttaaaatgatatatttgatattcttttattgtggaaaatataataataacctTAACTTGTGTTTTTTGCTATAATATGTGATTTATTAAACTTTCAGTATTAActataatatcataatcaacttttaataaatataaaacttaaatgttattaaaagtgttatgtgtataaaagaTTGGGTGATAACagatttcaaactaaaaaaaaaattattgttaaaaataactaaaaagatttcaaaaatttaaatataaaataaattaaaatatactttgtaaattatattacatGTGAGtgtaatattttcatatatgatttctttaattttattgtcttaattttctttatcatctATTACCGTTTTTCTTTcgttataaatagttttatattaaattgtcaAAGATAttgtcttaaaatttaatttttgatggACTGACACCTAAAACAGGTGGCCCAACCCACTAAACAGCTTACAGAAACAAATCTTGTTGACACGATCGACTAAACTGGCGTTTTTGGTGGGCTTTGACAGGGCGCCGTCATGGCTTAGTCACAGCCCTGGCGTCTTAAATAAGTGTGTAGGCCTAGCCATAAGAACCGCCACCATGTCCTACACAAACACAATCATCTCCTCTTCCTCCACGTCACACCTCGTACTCTTCccttcttctctctcttcttaACCAAAACACTTTACAATCATCCTATGAATATTCTCAACAAACTCGGCTTCGGTTTTAAGCCCACTTCCGACCCCGCTTCCATGGAGAATTCTTCAATCGCTGAGGGCCCTGATGACGACGTCCCCGCGCCAGGTCAGCTATTCGCTCAATTCGGTGCTGGCTGCTTTTGGGGTGTGGAATTGGCGTTTCAGAGAGTGCCTGGTGTTACCAAAACTGAGGTTGGATATAGCCAGGGGTTTTTGCCTAATCCTAGCTATGAAGATGTTTGTACTAGAACTACTAATCATAATGAAGTTGTGAGGGTTCAGTATGAACCTAAAGAGTGCAGTTTCGAGACTTTGCTTGATGTTTTTTGGGCTAGGCATGACCCCACCACGCCTAATCGCCAGGTTTGCTTTTGTATAATTACTATTGGCTTTGAATTTTTGACGTGGGCTTTGGTTGATTAGATTGGTTCAAGTTAATTTTAttggtaaattttatattattgacaCAAATTTTTagaggaaattattagttttattaaggATTAGCTTAATTGGTGGCAATATTGAAGAATTGACgttaattttgtttgtgttcAACTGGGGTAGAAGGGTTTTTACTtgtaaaacaattatattattggGAGTGTTTTCGTTTAGAGACTGAAGAAATTTGGAGTTTCCACTGTCAAGTTTCGATTTCATTTGGTTAAAACTTAAGATTGCACACTTTTTGAAGGCAAGGATGATTCAGGTTGTCTTATTAATGAAGCatcttgtatttttgttttggccaaaaaacttattcccacccaggTATGCTGAAATATCAACTTCCaccctctaacttttaaaaacttaaacattcacTAATAaccaaatttctattaaaaatttcagttacgGATAAGAGTAAAtccattatttattaaaaaatttaaagttttatcacatttttcttcttaggttcaaaaaacttacaatttaccaatacccaaagtttgaaaactgagatttttaatagaaatttgataataagttggtatttgggttttaaaaAGTTGGAGGGTgggagtttgagattttactatgccttgggtgggaataagtctttcagcCTTTGTTTTTTTGGTATCATAGACCCAAAGGAAGTTCCTTTATAACTTCATGGCTTTGTGTTTTCTGTGTCAAGTTTTATAAAGAACATGACAGCATGTGTAAACTTTCTGTCCTCATCGGTTTTCTGGATACATTGTAGCAGCACTGCTCCGTTAGGACTCTACCTTTTTCTCACCTGAAGTTGAGTTTTCAGATAATATAGCTCTGTTTTATTTGCATATTATACCTTGTTTCTAAGGCTACCTTGACCAATTATAATGAGCTCGATAATTTTTCCTTCTGTTTTTTTCATGGAATTATTCAGCCTGGTTCTTTCATTGCTGAATCTTTAATCTAAGGTTTTAATCATAGTTGGAAGGTAGCTCAGAACTTAACATTCAATTTTATGGGTCACAATTCAAAGTGACTTTCTGAGAAGGTGTAGTTGAAGCCTGAACTATAGATAATTGTGCCATAACTCTTTCAGAAGTTATAACCTTGTTCTAGATTGTATGAAATCTATTAAAGAAACCCGGTGTTGCACTGTTTTTGAGCTTGATGGTTGATGGGTATGCATAAACACTGTGGAGCTTGTCTTCAACCCTGTCATGAGATTTCAGTTATGGTTATGTTTTCTGATCCTATCAACAATACTGTTAATAGTTGTGCACTTTTTATTAGTTCATTAATCCTCTTTGGCAGGGTAATGATGTGGGAAGTCAATACAGATCTGGTATATACTTCTACACCCCTGAGCAAGAGAAGGCAGCGCAAGATTCTTTGGGACATCAGCAGAAGCTTTTGAAGAGGAAGATTGTTACTGAGATTCTGCCTGTGAAGAAATTCTTCCGAGCTGAGGAGTACCACCAGCAGTACCTTGCGAAGGGGGGGCGTTTTGGATCTAAGCAATCTACTGAAAAAGGCTGTAATGATCCTATTAGATGCTATGGCTAAGTTTGTCCTGAGTCTTAACAGGCAAACATTGGGTTAGTTGGACATCTTGTTCCAGATTATGATTTGCTTTTAAACATGTCTGTTGTTATTATACTTGAGCTCTTATATTTGCTTTAGTAACAATACTTAATGCATTTAGTTTCAAAACACACTTACGAAATTAGTAGTAGACTACTAAGAAATTGTTTATACTTGTGTGCTTTACTGTTTGTGTAAAGGTTATATCTATCAATTGGATCTATTTGGCTTATGCAATGTTGAGTAGCCAGTAGGATAATGAATTTTCTCAGGTGTTGTTATAAGTGCAGATTTATGTATGCAAGCAATGGTTTGTACTATAATAATAGgatgattatatgattatatgttgcTGTTTCTTGTGAAGTTTGTGATGTTCTTTCAAACAAGTTTGAGCAGGCGGTGGTGATTCAAATTTTATCGCTGTGTGCTTAGTAAAGTACATATATATTGAACTCATCAAGCATCTAATTTTGGTATTATCGCAACATTGTGCTGGCCCAAACCCCCGAACTTATCCTattttgctagaactt includes:
- the LOC123226205 gene encoding blue copper protein-like, with the protein product MAPKLLLVYLLATFSIVLTTNATTYTVGDNSGWDISTDIDSWVQDKVFKVGDSLLFQYSSSHSLNEAKRESFEACNTTDVLSTFSDGNTTIALTQPGERYFVCGNNLHCLGGMKLQVNVVGDASSPVGSPQAQPSAKSNNPPSVISNSSCGKTSYLLVTFLGFMATILSVV
- the LOC123226173 gene encoding peptide methionine sulfoxide reductase-like, with product MNILNKLGFGFKPTSDPASMENSSIAEGPDDDVPAPGQLFAQFGAGCFWGVELAFQRVPGVTKTEVGYSQGFLPNPSYEDVCTRTTNHNEVVRVQYEPKECSFETLLDVFWARHDPTTPNRQGNDVGSQYRSGIYFYTPEQEKAAQDSLGHQQKLLKRKIVTEILPVKKFFRAEEYHQQYLAKGGRFGSKQSTEKGCNDPIRCYG